From the Pirellulales bacterium genome, the window GTTGCGCACATGCGACCTGCCATCGACGCCTTATACGAGGTAGCCCAGCGTGAGTGCGGCCTTACGCAAGCGCAACTCAAGCTCGGTGGACCACCGGTCGACAATGTCGCCCTCGACGTGGCGGGCGAGCAGAGCATGCTGCGCGTGCTTGGGCTGACTTCGGTTTGTGGTCTCTTGGTCTGCTGGTGGTGTTTGCGCCATCCCTTGTTGATTGCGGTGGTGTTGATCGCCGGGTTTTACACGGTGGCGGCAAGTTTGAGCGTCTTCTACTTCACGGGCGGGGTGATGAACGCGATTGTGCTCACCATGCCCCCCCTGGTTTATGTGGCAGGGGTGTCCGGCGCTATTCATCTCGCCAATTACTATCGCGAGGCGCTGCCCGAACACGGGGTAATCGACGCGCCGTGGCAAGCGGTGCGGCAGGCCACCTTGCCGCTGCTGTTAGCCACTTTCACCACGGCCGTAGGGCTACTCTCTCTAGCCGCCAGCGAACTGGCGCCAATTCGGACGCTCGGCATTTACTCGGCGATTGGGGTGTTCATTGGTCTGGGCTGCATCTTGTTGTGGGTGCCTGCGGTGCTGGAACTTTGGCCCGTCGTCGAGCGGCCGCGCCAAACTTCGGCAATCCACCGGAGAGGGCTCGACGGATCGCAATTGACGCGGCTGGGCGCCGCCTACCCCAAGTTGGTCACGGTATGTGTCCTGGTTCTGCTCGGCGGCGTGGCCTGGGGTGCGACGCGCTTGGTGTCGTCGGTGCAAATCATGCGGCTGTTTTCGCCCGATGCCAAGATCATCAGCGATTATGCCTGGTTGGAAGAGCGACTCGGCCCGCTCGCGCCGATCGATGTGGTGGTTCATTTCGCCCCGAACTGCGCGCTTGATCTTCGGCAGCGGATTGAATTGGTCGAGGACTTGCAAGGCCGCGTCAACGAGTTGGAACATGTCGGCAGTTCGTTATCCGCCGCCACCTTCGCGCCCGATTTGCGCGCCATCGCTCGGCCGCAGAGCGGCACGGCATCGATCTTCAATCGCAAGCGCATGCGGCAAACCGTACAAAAGGTTCGGCTCGAGCGACATCGCGCCGATTTTGTGCGATCGGGATTCTTGCGAGATGCGGACGGCGGAGAGCTATGGCGAGTCACGGCGCGCGTTGCCGCTCTCGCGGATGTCGATTACCACGCGTTTACGCAATCGCTCGACGCCGCCGTGCAACCGCTCGTGCGCGGCCTTCAAAAACGAGGTTTTGATGGCGTGTCGGTAACCTATACCGGAGCGCTGCCGATTGTCTATCAAGCGCAAAACTCGTTGCTGCGCGGCATGCTCATTGGCTATGGCAGCGACGTGGCCTTGTTGGCAGTGGCAATGGTCGTGGTGATGAACAGCCTGTCGGCGGGGCTCATTTTGCTCGCCGCCAGCGTGTTGCCGGCGCTGGCGGTGTTTGGCGCCATGGGTTGGCTAGGCATCGTGGTCGACATGGGAGCGGTGATGCCGCCCAGTGTGGCGCTCGGAGTCACAGTCGACGACGTGATGCATTTTCTCTTGCGCTACCGCGATGGCGTGCGCGCGGGGCAATCGCGCCGCGATGCGGTTCTCGAAGCGTATCATCATTGTGGCCGCCCCATGTATCAAAGCTGGGCTATTCTCGGGCTGGGAATCTTGGCCTTCGCCTTCAGTCCCTTTTTACCAACGCGTCGATTCGGCTACGTGATGGTGGCGCTGTTGACGGTCGGGCTGATTGGCAACTTATTGTTCCTCCCGGCCCTTTTATGTGGTCCGCTGGGACGGCTCTGGCAACGGTCGCTGTTGAAGCGGTCTGAAACGCGCCGGACCGAGCAGGAGCAAGCAGAACCGGCGCCGGCCGTTTCCACCGTGGCGGCCGTGCGCTAAGCGCCGGGTCGCGTCAGGTTCGACTTTGCAACGTTTGCTGAATCCGCTCCATCAGGTTGTCGGCTAATTGGTCACGTTCAGCGCTGGTGAACCAAGCGGGGTCGCAACGCACGAATAGGCCCAGTCGACCAGCGTAGGTGAGCGCCACGACGGCCAGACGAGTGCCTCGCCGCAGGGGCGCCGTACCCGAGATTCCCTCCAAGCGCAGGCCGCCACATAGTGCGCGGCCGTCGTCTTGCGCGTGCGGCCATTGAGAGAAGACGGGCCCCACATTACTGAACACCGCCGTGGCGAACGACCACTGCCGGCGCAAGAACCAATCGACAATCCCGCGCGACTTGCAGGCGATCTTTAGTCCGCCTACGAAATACAAGCCAATTCTCCAGCGTTTAATGGCGGTAGTCTGCCGCTGAATAGCTCGCAGCAAGGCGGTTCGGTCCGCCATCTGCTTTGGCTTCCGCGTCACGAAGGCGAAGCTCAGCACGTTCGCCACTGGCATTCGCCAATCTTCTTTCTGTCTCAGGTTGGTCGGCACCAGGATTCGCAATCGGCCGCGCTTCAGTCCGTGGTCGCGGTTCCAATCGGCGAGCGTCAGCAGCAGATCGCGCAACAGCAAATCGTTGACCGTAACCCCTATTTCATGCGCGATCTCCACCAGTGAGGCCGATTGCTCGCGGCGCAACCACTCAGTATGGAAACTGACCGACTGACCACTGCCGCCACTCGCCGCGGGTTGCGCTGACGCCACGACCGCTGCCCGGCGTGAGACCAGTGGCCACCAGGCTCGTACGGTATTGACTCCATCCATGAACGTGGGCTGATAGTCCGCCAGGCCATATTCGTCTCGACGGGCCAGACTTGTGGCATCCAGCTCTCGCCACTGTGGCTCCCCCGATTTGCCATCCACAACATGCGCATACGCCAGCAACAATTCTTCGGCGAACAGCAACGCAGCCAGACCATCGGAGCAGGCGTGATGAAACACAAGCCAAACGATCGATTGCTCTGCCGCCGTGTCCACACAAACACGTAGCCCGCCGGCCGTGCAACCTGTCAAACCAAGGCAATCGACCAGCGGCGCTTCGCCAGGGGCGAGTTCCACAACCTGCGGGGCGTCGCCGGCAACCCAGACGGGCCAACGACCACTGGCGTCGATGCGCGCCGTTAGTAAGGGATGGCGCACAAGCGATATTTGGAGCGCGATATCCAGGGCCGATCGATCTAGCGCGCCGGACAGTTCCAATCGCACCGGAAAGATCGGCGGATACTCCGGACGATCGTCGGCCAGGTAGTAATACTCGAAGGCCGTCACCGGCAGCGGAAGTATCACGTCGATTGCGCACCTGGACAGTGAAATGCGGACACAGCGCCGTACCGCGTGGTCGTCATCATACTCAGATGCGCTGGCCTATGCGGAGAATCCACTGGCCAGAAAAAAGAGTGTCTCCACGCGGCGGGGGTCGTGCCGCGTGGAGACGGCGCTCGTTAGGAGTCTGCTAACTCTCCCTGCTTGCCGCCGAGCGCGGGCGGAGAATGCTAAAAAAGGCCGGCAGATCCGGTCGACTGGATCTGCCGGACGGGGACGGAGTCGCTAGATCTTCGTACCCCTCTATTAACTAAGACGTGTCGCGTCGGCTAATTCGGACAAGATTTCGCCAAGTTTTTTGCGGAACGGTAGATTTTTTCGCACGCGCGATCGCGCGGTGACCATTAATGGTCAGAATTGATTCCCTAAATCACGCGACCGGAAAACCTTGCTGAAGGGCTGCGAGCAGTAGAATTCCAGACTCGGAGACTGTAATGGCCAACTTCGTCTTTCAATTCACCGCAGCAATCGCCATTACCCTGATTGCCAACTGCGCATTGGGGGCCGAAACCGCAGAGGCCGAAGGCGGGACGCCGGCGCCGAGAATCACCCGCGCCGACCTGGGCAGGTCGTACCTCCGCCTGGAACAGGTCTATTTTTCCAATCTGCCCGACGAAGCTGAGCATATCGCCGGCATCAACAAGGTCTTTGACAAATCGACGCTCGCGTTCTTTGGCGGCAACTTCGCCGGCACTCTACGCGTCATCGATCAATTGTCCGCGGAGCTACTGGCGGGCCCGTCGCCCGAATTGTTGGCGGCCATGGCGTTACACGCCGATTTCGATCCCCCAGTACTGACACTGGACAGCGATCGCAAACCGCAGTTGAACCTGCGCATGCTCTATGATCCAGAAACCAGGTCGGCGACATCAGTTCGACTCACAATGCAGGGACTCTTCAATGCGTCCCTTGATATCAATGCGGAAAATCGACTTTCGAACAGCAGCTTTGATCTCTCCACGTTGCGCGATCGGCTGCAGCCGGGAATCTACGAACTCAAGGCCAACACCAAGGAATGCGAGATCGTCGTCGCGCGCTGGATCGTGGTCGATCGATCCCTCGATGAGATCCGGCAGGACAATGAGGAGCGGTTGGCGAAGTTGCACGCGTCGACGCCCGCCATCGAAGCGGCGATTGCCGCCTGTAAAGACCGCAACGAACTGCTGACCAATAGCCCGTCGACTGAAAAATCGGCCCAGTTCAACACCGACTTAAACGCGCTGGCCAGCGACGTTGCCATCGAGATTGGTACCCTGGAAAAAGGCGCCGACCCGTACCGACTGCGCGCTGGAGACTATTGGCGGACAGTGCGTTCGGGCGACCGGTCGATTCCGCTGCGAGTATTCGCGCCTGACAAGTGCCAGGAGGTTGCCTGCCCGTTGATCGTGGCGCTGCACGGCGCGGGCGCGGACGAAAATATGTTCTTTCAAGGATACGGCGCCGGACGTATCAAGCAATTGGCTGAACAGCACGGCGCGATTGTCGTCACGCCTTCGACCTATGCCATGGCGTCCAATGGCGACCACTTCGATGCCCTGCTGACTGCGCTCGCGCACGATTACGACATCGACTCGCGGCGAGTTTATGTGCTGGGACACTCCATGGGAGGCGGAGTGGCCGCAAACCTGGCCGCCACCAAGTCGAACCAGATTGCCCGCGCTTGTTGTCTGGCGGGCTATCGCGTTCCCAAATCGGAGAAAATGTCGCCCACGTTGATTATTGCCGCCGAACTTGACGGAGTGGTGGCAGCCGCGGGACTTGAAAAGAGCGCCCAGAAATCGGTCGATATCGGCCTACCCGTGGAACTGCGCGTGATGCCAAACTACGGCCACACACTAATGGTGGGAGTCGCGCTGCCTGAAGCGATCGATTGGCTTTTCCAGTCAGATGCGACACCGTAACCGCATGCTGGGGTTGTCTAAGGGCGCACGGACGGTGTGCCAAACTGGCGCCGTCGATTACAATGAGCCGCTTTTACCAGCGAGTCGGCGCCGCGCATGAATTGGGACTACCTGTTTTGTTGTCTGGCGGCGCTCTTGGCCGGGGCCATCAATTCCGTGGCCGGCGGCGGCACACTGCTCACATTTCCCGCTCTATTCGCCGCTTTGGGCTATTCGCCAGACGCCTCTGTCATCGCCAACGCCACCAGCACCACGGCGCTGGCGCCGGCGTCGGCGGCTTCGGCCTGGGGCTACCGTCATGACTTGAGAGGCATGTGGCGATGGGTGCTGGTGCTCTTGGCACCCAGCTTAATTGGCGGCCTGATTGGGTCGGCGCTGGTCATTCAATTTCCCAGCGCCTTCCGAACGCTCGTGCCATGGCTGATATTGACGGCGGCGGCGCTGTTTGCGATTCAGCCTGCGATCTCGCGCTGGCTGGGCATCGGCCACGATGCGGGGCTAACCACAACGCGCCGCGTGGTTGGAGTGGCCATTGGCCAGTTCTTTATTGCCATCTACGGCGGCTATTTTGGCGCGGGCATTGGCATACTCATGCTAAGCGGGTTGGCGCTCATGGGGCTGGCCGATATTCATGCCATGAACGGCCTCAAGAACCTATTGGCAGTCGCCATCAATGGCATGTCGGTGGCCGTTTTTGTTTTTTCAGGCAAGGTGCATTGGCCGCTCGCGGTCACCATGGCCGCCGCTTCAATAGCAGGCGGCTATGGCAGCGCTCGAATTGCCCGCCGCCTTAATCGAAACCTGGTTCGCAGCTTGGTCGTCGGCATCGGTTTGACGTTGGCCGCCTATTACTTCTATCGTCAGCTCACGATCGACGACGGCGTACCGCCCAACCGACCTGCCGGCGAGCACGCCGCGGCGACCAACTGACTCTCATTGTGTCGCGGCTCGATCTGCAAACTTCGACACCGAGCGAAATCGCTCTGCGCCTAGAAATCCGATCGGCAATTCGGTGGCGCCATCCAATGCCAGATCGGCCAGCGCTTGGCCGAGCGCCGGCGCGAACTTGAATCCATGTCCCGAGAGTCCGGCCGCGTAACACACATTTCCGTGCTCGGGATGTCGGTCGATCACAAAATGCCGATCGGGCGAAACGGTGTAAAGGCAAACCGCATGATGCGCTGGTTGGCCTTGCAGGTGGGACAGATGCTCGCGCACAAAGGCGTCGACTCGCTGTTGGTCAGTCGCGCGCAGATCGCGATCGACCAACAGAGGATCATCCACTCGCTCGCCGCCGGTGTGTTCGGCAATCTTGACTCCCCACGGCTCCAAACTCGGAACTCCGTAGAATTCACCAGCGGCCGTTTCGTATAAGAAGCAAGGACAGCCGCGTTGGGCCTCGTATTGCGAGCCCTGCGGACGATACCAAAACAGTGGCTTTCGCAATACGGTGAGAGGGATGCGCAGATCGGTAAGCAACTGCCCCGCCCAGGCGCCCGCTGTAATGATCAAACGCGAGGCGGTGAATCGCGACGACTCCGTAACCACACGAACTTGATCTGTAGTTGCATGCCACGAAAGCACCGATTCGCCGGTCAGGGCCGCGGCGCCGAGCATTAGCGCTTCCTCGACGTAGGCCCGCACGCAGTTCTCCACCTCCAAATACCCGGCCGCCGGTTCGAAGACGCCCAGATGAGATCGGTCGGGCGCCGCCAGTCCGGGCCATCGCGCCGCAATTGCCTCGGGCGCAACCTCCTCGATTGGCAGCCGGTGGCGGCGAGCGCTAGCCAGCACGCCGGCAATCACCTCCCCCGCTGGCGGCCCGACTTGCAATAACCCAACCTGATGCAACAACTTGCGGCGGCGCCGCGCTTCGAGCTCGGCCCAGCCCCGATAGGCCGCCAGCACGAGCGGCACATAATCGGGGTGCTCGAAATAGGCCTGCCGGATGATGCGGGTTTGACCATGCGAACTACCACGATCATGGGCGATGGGAAAAGGATCGATTGCCAGCGCCTTGACGCCCCGCCGCGCAAGTTGATACAGCGTGGCGCTGCCGACGCCCCCCATGCCGACCACGATCACATCGAACTGGGTCATGTCGATTTCCGCTCAGATTGACAGCGATTGTCACGCGCCCGATAAACATTCGCGCAGCGCTTCTCCACTCAGGAGACAATCATCGTGTCCGATCCGCCCGTCACAATGCAAGTTGATTCACGGCATAGCGGGCAGCGCCGCCCACCAAGCCGCGTGCGTCGGATGTTCGTTGCCGTAGTGCTGATCGTGGCGCTAGTGGCCGTCTATCTGGCGCTTTCGCCCTCCCCAATCGACGCGCTGCCCTACGATCCTCCCCCCAGGCCGGCCATGACCGGAGTGCTTGCGCCGAACGACAAGTTGCGCGCGGCAGACGCGCTTGCCGCCGGACATCTCATCGGGCCAGAAGATGTTGAGCCGGATGGCAAGGGTGGTGTTTACACGGGCCTTGAAGATGGCCGGATTGTTCGCATCGACGCCAGTGGCAAGGTCGAGGAATTCGTGAATACCGGGGGGCGGCCGCTTGGCCTGCGGTTCGACGCGCAAGGCAAATTGATTGTCGCCGACGGCGTTAAGGGACTCTTGGAAATTGCTCCGAACAAAGAGATCAAGGTGCTAACAACCAAGGCAAATGGTCAGCCGCTCGGCTTCACCGATGATCTGGATGTGGCCCGGGATGGCACGATTTACTTCTCCGACGCCAGCACCAAGTTTGGCGTGGGAGAATATCTCTACGACATGCTCGAAGCGCGCCCGCATGGTCGGCTGGTTTCGCACGATCGCGCGACTGGCGAAACCAAAATCTTGCTCGACGGCCTCTATTTCGCGAATGGTGTCGCCTTGTCGCCCGAGGAAGACTTCGTGCTGGTGAACGAAACCTATCGCTATCGAATCTCCCGCTATTGGCTCAAGGGGCCGCAAGCTGGACGTTCGGAGATATGGATCGACAATCTACCGGGATTCCCGGACAACCTATCGAGCAATGGACACGGTAAGTATTGGGTCGCGCTTTTTACCGAGCGCAACGACACGCTCGATCGGCTGTCGCCGCGGCCACGGATCAAGAACATCATGGCCAAACTGCCCAAATTCTTATGGCCGGCGCCCGCGCCCTATGGGTTCGTCATCGCGGTGGACGAGCAGGGGAAGATTTTTGAGAGCCTGCAAGACCCGGGTGGACAGAACTTGAAAGAAATCACATCGGCGGCCGAGCGCGATGGGTATTTGTATCTGGGGAGCCTCTCCAACGACCGGGTCGGACGCTACCGATTGCCATAGCCGTCGAAATAGGACCAACTATCTTCCCCTCCACAACTCGATGGGCCGCGCGGTGCCGTTGGCCAATGGCAACTCGATCTTGCGGCCTTGGCCCGCCGACGCGTAGGCCGCCAGGATGATTTCCAATGTGGCGCGGCCATCCTCTCCACTCACGAGCGGCGCCCTGTCGTCGCGCACGCACTCGACAAAGTGAGCCATCTCCTGTGGAAATCCGTAGTTCCAGTTTTCCTCGTACATGGTGAAGCTCCAGCCTTTTGTGCCCCCCGACTTCTCCACGGCGTAGTCATACCCTTGCTTGGAGTAGGTATGGATCGAATTGCCACGCAGCAGATCGGCGTAGGCCTGACCCTCGCCGCCAAACACCTCGGCCCGGTCATCCATGCCTCCTGGCTTTGACCAACTCTCTTCGGCCAGGCCGGTGATGCCTCCCTCGAACTCGACAATGATCAACGCGTCGTCGTCGGCCGTGGTGCGATGGCTATGCACGCTGCTGGTCAAATGCGCGTAGACGCTCTTGGCGCGCGGCGGATTGTCGCCGCCCTTGCCAGACAACAGCCAGCGAAAGAACTGCACCGCGTGACATCCCATGTCGAGGGCGACTCCCCCGCCACTACGCTGTTCGTTGTAGAACCATTCGCTGTGCGGTCCGTCGTGCTTCTCCGATTGCTTCACAAGATGCACGCGCCCCAGCGCGCCAGAATCGACAAGCTGCTTCAGCCGCACGTATTTGGGCGCGAAGCATAATTCTTCGGCGTACATCAACTTCACACCGG encodes:
- the solA gene encoding N-methyl-L-tryptophan oxidase is translated as MTQFDVIVVGMGGVGSATLYQLARRGVKALAIDPFPIAHDRGSSHGQTRIIRQAYFEHPDYVPLVLAAYRGWAELEARRRRKLLHQVGLLQVGPPAGEVIAGVLASARRHRLPIEEVAPEAIAARWPGLAAPDRSHLGVFEPAAGYLEVENCVRAYVEEALMLGAAALTGESVLSWHATTDQVRVVTESSRFTASRLIITAGAWAGQLLTDLRIPLTVLRKPLFWYRPQGSQYEAQRGCPCFLYETAAGEFYGVPSLEPWGVKIAEHTGGERVDDPLLVDRDLRATDQQRVDAFVREHLSHLQGQPAHHAVCLYTVSPDRHFVIDRHPEHGNVCYAAGLSGHGFKFAPALGQALADLALDGATELPIGFLGAERFRSVSKFADRAATQ
- a CDS encoding MMPL family transporter; translation: MQNDVTQWLPAEYPETREFVRFLQHFDPEAFVLVSWEGCTLDDPRVARFAEGLVGAPSIEPGATRSPYYSKVITGPSMLETLTSTPINLTREQAIQRLRGSLIGLDGRTTCVVFSMTPEGVAHMRPAIDALYEVAQRECGLTQAQLKLGGPPVDNVALDVAGEQSMLRVLGLTSVCGLLVCWWCLRHPLLIAVVLIAGFYTVAASLSVFYFTGGVMNAIVLTMPPLVYVAGVSGAIHLANYYREALPEHGVIDAPWQAVRQATLPLLLATFTTAVGLLSLAASELAPIRTLGIYSAIGVFIGLGCILLWVPAVLELWPVVERPRQTSAIHRRGLDGSQLTRLGAAYPKLVTVCVLVLLGGVAWGATRLVSSVQIMRLFSPDAKIISDYAWLEERLGPLAPIDVVVHFAPNCALDLRQRIELVEDLQGRVNELEHVGSSLSAATFAPDLRAIARPQSGTASIFNRKRMRQTVQKVRLERHRADFVRSGFLRDADGGELWRVTARVAALADVDYHAFTQSLDAAVQPLVRGLQKRGFDGVSVTYTGALPIVYQAQNSLLRGMLIGYGSDVALLAVAMVVVMNSLSAGLILLAASVLPALAVFGAMGWLGIVVDMGAVMPPSVALGVTVDDVMHFLLRYRDGVRAGQSRRDAVLEAYHHCGRPMYQSWAILGLGILAFAFSPFLPTRRFGYVMVALLTVGLIGNLLFLPALLCGPLGRLWQRSLLKRSETRRTEQEQAEPAPAVSTVAAVR
- a CDS encoding Gfo/Idh/MocA family oxidoreductase encodes the protein MSKVGVGLLGSQFITAIHYEALRTVPDAEVLAVASPTEQHVRQFAEKRGIPRWFTDYRELLNLSEIDLVVLGIPNDLHCQAVLDVAAAGKHVVLEKPMAMTLAECDRMIDACRRAGVKLMYAEELCFAPKYVRLKQLVDSGALGRVHLVKQSEKHDGPHSEWFYNEQRSGGGVALDMGCHAVQFFRWLLSGKGGDNPPRAKSVYAHLTSSVHSHRTTADDDALIIVEFEGGITGLAEESWSKPGGMDDRAEVFGGEGQAYADLLRGNSIHTYSKQGYDYAVEKSGGTKGWSFTMYEENWNYGFPQEMAHFVECVRDDRAPLVSGEDGRATLEIILAAYASAGQGRKIELPLANGTARPIELWRGR
- a CDS encoding sulfite exporter TauE/SafE family protein; protein product: MNWDYLFCCLAALLAGAINSVAGGGTLLTFPALFAALGYSPDASVIANATSTTALAPASAASAWGYRHDLRGMWRWVLVLLAPSLIGGLIGSALVIQFPSAFRTLVPWLILTAAALFAIQPAISRWLGIGHDAGLTTTRRVVGVAIGQFFIAIYGGYFGAGIGILMLSGLALMGLADIHAMNGLKNLLAVAINGMSVAVFVFSGKVHWPLAVTMAAASIAGGYGSARIARRLNRNLVRSLVVGIGLTLAAYYFYRQLTIDDGVPPNRPAGEHAAATN
- a CDS encoding alpha/beta fold hydrolase; translation: MANFVFQFTAAIAITLIANCALGAETAEAEGGTPAPRITRADLGRSYLRLEQVYFSNLPDEAEHIAGINKVFDKSTLAFFGGNFAGTLRVIDQLSAELLAGPSPELLAAMALHADFDPPVLTLDSDRKPQLNLRMLYDPETRSATSVRLTMQGLFNASLDINAENRLSNSSFDLSTLRDRLQPGIYELKANTKECEIVVARWIVVDRSLDEIRQDNEERLAKLHASTPAIEAAIAACKDRNELLTNSPSTEKSAQFNTDLNALASDVAIEIGTLEKGADPYRLRAGDYWRTVRSGDRSIPLRVFAPDKCQEVACPLIVALHGAGADENMFFQGYGAGRIKQLAEQHGAIVVTPSTYAMASNGDHFDALLTALAHDYDIDSRRVYVLGHSMGGGVAANLAATKSNQIARACCLAGYRVPKSEKMSPTLIIAAELDGVVAAAGLEKSAQKSVDIGLPVELRVMPNYGHTLMVGVALPEAIDWLFQSDATP
- a CDS encoding SMP-30/gluconolactonase/LRE family protein, whose amino-acid sequence is MSDPPVTMQVDSRHSGQRRPPSRVRRMFVAVVLIVALVAVYLALSPSPIDALPYDPPPRPAMTGVLAPNDKLRAADALAAGHLIGPEDVEPDGKGGVYTGLEDGRIVRIDASGKVEEFVNTGGRPLGLRFDAQGKLIVADGVKGLLEIAPNKEIKVLTTKANGQPLGFTDDLDVARDGTIYFSDASTKFGVGEYLYDMLEARPHGRLVSHDRATGETKILLDGLYFANGVALSPEEDFVLVNETYRYRISRYWLKGPQAGRSEIWIDNLPGFPDNLSSNGHGKYWVALFTERNDTLDRLSPRPRIKNIMAKLPKFLWPAPAPYGFVIAVDEQGKIFESLQDPGGQNLKEITSAAERDGYLYLGSLSNDRVGRYRLP